The Acidobacteriota bacterium nucleotide sequence CACGCTGGTGGGCTCCGGCCTGACCGGGCCGCTGCTCGCCATCGAGCTGAAGAAGCGCGGCCACGCGGTAAGGCTCTACGAGCGGCGGCCGGACATGCGCCGGGTGAAGATCAGTGCGGGCCGATCGATCAACCTGGCGCTCTCGACGCGCGGCATCCACGCGCTGCGCGCCGCCGGCATCTGGCGGGAGATGCAGAAGATCATCATCCCCATGCGCGGGCGGATGATGCACTCGGTGGCAGGCGAGCTGAGCTTCATGCCCTACGGCAAAGACGCGACCGAGGTCATCAACTCGATCTCGCGCGCCGAGTTGAACATCGCGCTGATGAACGCCGCCGAGGCGAGAGGTGTGGCCATCGAATTCAACCGTCGTTGTGTTGGATATGATGCGCGCACCGGGGAACTGCGGCTGCGCGATGAAGAGAGCGGCAACGAGCGCGCGGTGGAGTCGGCGATCGTGATCGGGACCGATGGGGCGGCCTCGGCCATCCGTTTGGCGATGCAGGCCACGCTGCCGCGCTTCAACCTCGCGCAGCAATATCTCGACTACGGCTACAAGGAGCTGACCATCCCGGCGGGCAAGGACGGCCAGCACCAGCTCGACGTTCATCAGTTGGACAAGCACGCGCTGCACATATGGCCGCGCGGCAGCCTGATGCTGATCGCGCTGCCGAACATCGATGGGACGTTTGGGTGCATCCTGTTCCTGCCGTTCGCGGGCAAGGACTCGTTCGGCGAGCTGGACTCGAACGCCAAGGTGCGCGCGTTCTTCGAAGCGCAGTTCCCCGACGCGCTGCGGCTCATGCCCGGGCTGATGGAGAACTACAACGCCAACCCGGTGGGCGCGATGGTGACGATCAAGTGCTCGCCGTGGCACAGTGATGGGCGCGCGCTGCTGCTGGGCGACGCCGCCCACGCCATCGTGCCATTTTTTGGCCAGGGGCTGAACTGCGCGTTCGAGGATTGCACCGTGCTGCTCGAACTGCTCGACCGCGGAGGCAAGGACAAGGATTGGGACCGTCTGTTCGCCGAGTTCGAAGCAGCACGCAAGCAGAACACTGACGCGATCGCCGACCTTGCGCTGGAGAACTTTGTCGAGATGCGCGACAAGGTCGCCGACCCGCGGTTCTTGTTCCGCAAAAAAGTGGAGCTGGCGCTGGAGGCGAGATATCCGGGACATTTCGTTCCCAAATATGCGATGGTGACCTTCCACCGTCTGCCGTACTCGGTGGCCTGGTCGCGCGGCCGGATCCAGGACACCATCCTGGGCGAGCTGTGCGAGGGGATCGAGCGGGTGGAGCAGCTGGATTGGAAGCGCGCGGACGAGCTCATCCAGCGTGAGCTTGCGCCGCTGGGAGCAGGATTGGGAGCGCCATTGGGAGTGGGACAGGATGCCTGAGACGGAAACCATGCGTGAGTCCGCGGCCGCGCTCGATGCGCGCGATCCGCTGGCAAAGTATCGCGAGCGGTTTTATTTCCCGCGCACGCCGCAGGGCGAGCCGGTGGTCTACCTGGTGGGGCACTCGCTCGGGCTGCAGCCGAAGACGGCGCGCGCATATCTCGAGCAGGAGATGAAGGACTGGGAAGAGCTGGGCGTACATGCGCACCTGCAGGCGAAGTCCCCGTGGGTGCCGTATCACCGCTTCCTCGCCGACCAGACGGCGCGGCTGGTGGGCGCGAGATCGAGCGAAGTGGTGGTGATGAACTCGCTCACCGTGAACCTGCACCTGATGATGGTGTCGTTCTTCCGGCCGACGAAGCAGCGGCACAAGATCGTGATCGAGCGCGGCGCCT carries:
- a CDS encoding FAD-dependent monooxygenase; translation: MTAAADITLVGSGLTGPLLAIELKKRGHAVRLYERRPDMRRVKISAGRSINLALSTRGIHALRAAGIWREMQKIIIPMRGRMMHSVAGELSFMPYGKDATEVINSISRAELNIALMNAAEARGVAIEFNRRCVGYDARTGELRLRDEESGNERAVESAIVIGTDGAASAIRLAMQATLPRFNLAQQYLDYGYKELTIPAGKDGQHQLDVHQLDKHALHIWPRGSLMLIALPNIDGTFGCILFLPFAGKDSFGELDSNAKVRAFFEAQFPDALRLMPGLMENYNANPVGAMVTIKCSPWHSDGRALLLGDAAHAIVPFFGQGLNCAFEDCTVLLELLDRGGKDKDWDRLFAEFEAARKQNTDAIADLALENFVEMRDKVADPRFLFRKKVELALEARYPGHFVPKYAMVTFHRLPYSVAWSRGRIQDTILGELCEGIERVEQLDWKRADELIQRELAPLGAGLGAPLGVGQDA